A single Dechloromonas denitrificans DNA region contains:
- the xseB gene encoding exodeoxyribonuclease VII small subunit, translated as MDHPPIADMKFETALGELESIVQSMEGGKLELEDSIAAYRRGMELMQHCQAQLTDAEEQIRVLENGQFKDIDRALQEVPSGGNTQEAP; from the coding sequence ATGGATCACCCCCCCATCGCCGACATGAAATTCGAGACGGCCCTTGGCGAACTGGAAAGCATCGTCCAGAGCATGGAAGGCGGCAAGCTCGAACTCGAAGATTCCATTGCTGCCTATCGCCGCGGCATGGAACTGATGCAGCACTGTCAGGCGCAACTGACCGATGCCGAAGAGCAGATCCGCGTTCTCGAAAACGGGCAGTTCAAGGACATTGACCGTGCCCTGCAAGAAGTCCCCTCAGGGGGCAATACCCAGGAGGCACCGTGA
- the dxs gene encoding 1-deoxy-D-xylulose-5-phosphate synthase translates to MSPALLETINSPADLRRLDRKQLPQLATELRAFLIESVAQTGGHLSSNLGTVELTVALHAVFNTPDDRLVWDVGHQCYAHKILTGRRAGMSTLRMHGGVSGFPKRAESPYDTFGVGHSSTSISAALGMALAAKHKGEDRKAIAIIGDGAMSAGMAFEALNNAGVADADMLVILNDNEMSISPPVGALNNILTRLMSGKTYNAARSAGRHMLGFAPPLLELARRAEEHVKGMIAPGTLFEEFGFHYYGPIDGHDLDALIPTLENLRNLKGPKFLHVITKKGQGYKLAEADPILYHGVAKFAPDEGIKASKGPGKLTYTQVFGDWLCDMAKADSRLVGITPAMREGSGMVRFANEYPKRYFDVGIAEQHAVTFAAGLACEGLKPVVAIYSTFLQRAYDQLIHDVALQNLPVIFAVDRGGLVGADGPTHHGTFDLSFVTCIPNMVVMAPADEAECRQMLSTAYGHNGPSLVRYPRGGGSGKIPAMDLTPLPVGKGEIRRNGRDIALLAFGSLVSAALAAGEELDATVVNMRFVKPIDAELIVELAGNHSLLVSIEENAVIGGAGSEIERVLAGHGLTVPLIRLGLPDRFIDHGEQGQLLAEVGLDKDGIVGAIRARTNRQ, encoded by the coding sequence ATGAGCCCCGCCTTGCTTGAAACCATCAACAGCCCGGCCGATTTGCGCCGCCTGGATCGCAAGCAATTGCCGCAACTAGCGACCGAACTGCGCGCCTTCCTGATCGAATCGGTTGCGCAGACCGGCGGCCACCTGTCGTCGAATCTCGGCACCGTTGAACTGACGGTTGCCCTGCACGCCGTTTTCAACACGCCGGACGACCGGCTGGTCTGGGATGTCGGCCATCAGTGCTACGCCCACAAGATACTGACCGGCCGCCGCGCCGGCATGAGTACGCTACGCATGCACGGCGGCGTCTCCGGCTTCCCCAAGCGCGCGGAGAGCCCTTACGACACCTTCGGCGTCGGCCACTCCTCGACCTCGATCTCGGCCGCCCTCGGCATGGCCCTGGCCGCCAAGCACAAGGGCGAAGACCGCAAGGCCATAGCCATCATCGGCGACGGCGCGATGTCGGCCGGCATGGCCTTCGAAGCCCTGAACAACGCCGGCGTCGCCGATGCCGACATGCTGGTCATCCTCAACGACAACGAGATGTCGATCTCGCCGCCGGTCGGCGCACTGAACAACATCCTGACCCGTCTAATGTCCGGCAAGACCTACAACGCCGCCCGATCGGCCGGTCGCCACATGCTCGGCTTTGCCCCTCCCCTGCTCGAACTGGCGCGGCGCGCCGAGGAGCACGTCAAAGGCATGATCGCTCCAGGCACGCTGTTTGAAGAATTCGGTTTCCATTACTACGGCCCGATCGACGGCCACGACCTCGACGCCCTGATCCCGACACTGGAAAACCTGCGCAACCTGAAGGGCCCGAAGTTCCTCCACGTCATCACCAAGAAGGGCCAGGGCTACAAGCTGGCCGAAGCCGACCCGATTCTTTACCACGGCGTCGCCAAATTCGCCCCTGACGAAGGCATCAAGGCCAGCAAAGGCCCCGGCAAACTGACCTACACCCAGGTTTTCGGCGACTGGCTGTGCGACATGGCCAAGGCCGACAGCCGCCTGGTCGGCATCACCCCGGCCATGCGGGAAGGCTCCGGCATGGTGCGTTTTGCCAACGAATACCCGAAACGCTACTTCGATGTCGGCATCGCCGAACAGCATGCCGTCACCTTCGCCGCCGGACTCGCCTGCGAAGGCCTGAAGCCGGTCGTCGCGATCTACTCGACCTTCCTGCAGCGCGCCTACGACCAGTTGATCCACGACGTTGCCCTGCAGAATCTGCCGGTCATTTTCGCGGTCGATCGTGGCGGCCTGGTCGGGGCCGATGGTCCGACCCATCACGGTACCTTCGACCTATCCTTCGTCACCTGCATTCCGAACATGGTAGTCATGGCCCCGGCCGACGAGGCCGAATGCCGCCAGATGCTATCGACGGCCTACGGTCACAATGGTCCAAGCCTGGTGCGCTATCCGCGGGGCGGTGGCAGCGGAAAAATTCCGGCGATGGATCTGACGCCACTGCCCGTTGGCAAGGGAGAAATCCGCCGTAACGGCCGGGACATCGCCCTGCTCGCCTTCGGCAGCCTGGTGTCGGCGGCACTGGCGGCCGGCGAGGAGCTGGACGCGACGGTGGTCAACATGCGCTTCGTCAAACCGATCGATGCCGAGCTGATTGTTGAACTCGCCGGGAACCATTCGCTGCTCGTCAGCATCGAAGAAAATGCAGTGATCGGCGGCGCCGGCTCGGAAATCGAGCGCGTGCTTGCCGGGCACGGCCTCACCGTACCGTTGATCCGCCTCGGCCTGCCCGACCGTTTCATCGACCACGGCGAACAAGGCCAGCTTCTCGCAGAAGTCGGCCTCGACAAGGACGGCATCGTGGGTGCCATACGCGCCCGAACCAACAGACAATAA
- a CDS encoding DUF2069 domain-containing protein, which translates to MTATRYQLITSSSLIALIFLCLAWEGWLAPLRPGGSWLILKAAFLLLPLFGVLRGKRYTYKWLSLFIQFYLLEGLTRATSDAGLSQLLAIGETALAGVVFFSAILYIRATRLAPEKKAAQQN; encoded by the coding sequence GTGACTGCTACCCGCTATCAACTTATCACCAGCAGCAGCCTGATCGCGCTGATTTTCCTTTGCCTGGCCTGGGAAGGCTGGCTGGCACCGTTGCGCCCCGGTGGCTCATGGCTGATTCTGAAAGCCGCCTTTTTGCTGCTGCCACTCTTCGGTGTCCTGCGCGGCAAGCGTTACACCTACAAATGGTTGTCGCTGTTCATCCAGTTTTACCTGCTCGAAGGCCTGACCCGCGCCACCAGTGATGCCGGTCTGTCGCAACTACTGGCCATTGGCGAAACGGCTTTGGCCGGGGTCGTCTTCTTCTCGGCAATCCTCTACATCCGGGCAACCCGCCTCGCCCCTGAAAAAAAGGCCGCCCAGCAGAACTGA
- the wrbA gene encoding NAD(P)H:quinone oxidoreductase: MSDILILYYSHRGSVRSIAERIARGIESVPGMQARLRTVPKVSTVCEASEAPVPDSGAPYVEAADLEECAGLALGSPVRFGNMAAPMKYFWDGTIAAWQNGTLAGKPACVFTSSSSQHGGNESTLLSMMLPLLHHGMLVTGLPFTEPDLGGTTTGGTPYGPSHVSGADGNPLLSDAESRLAFSQGKRLAILVQKLSRP; encoded by the coding sequence ATGTCAGACATCCTCATCCTCTATTACAGCCATCGCGGCTCGGTGCGTTCGATTGCCGAACGCATTGCCCGCGGCATCGAATCGGTGCCCGGCATGCAGGCCCGCTTGCGTACCGTACCCAAGGTTTCCACCGTCTGCGAAGCCAGTGAGGCCCCGGTACCCGACAGCGGCGCCCCCTATGTCGAAGCCGCCGATCTTGAAGAATGTGCCGGCCTGGCGCTGGGCAGCCCGGTTCGCTTTGGCAACATGGCGGCACCGATGAAATATTTCTGGGACGGCACCATCGCCGCATGGCAGAACGGCACACTGGCCGGCAAACCAGCCTGCGTCTTTACCTCCAGTTCGAGCCAGCACGGCGGCAATGAATCGACCCTGCTCTCGATGATGCTGCCACTACTACATCACGGCATGCTGGTTACCGGCCTGCCCTTCACCGAACCGGATCTCGGCGGAACAACAACGGGCGGCACCCCCTACGGTCCGAGCCACGTCTCCGGCGCCGATGGCAACCCGCTACTTTCCGACGCCGAAAGCCGGCTCGCCTTTAGCCAGGGCAAACGCCTGGCCATTCTTGTCCAAAAACTGAGTCGACCGTGA
- a CDS encoding YihY family inner membrane protein: protein MRMHSRHRRNASRDVREDGVFRRFRSENMMQTSSALAFTTLMALVPLVTVVLSVADAVPYLNLLIVRLDLLVREALLPAGAAGAIAGSIGRFSHKAQQLTLAGVGVLSVTAFLLMNTIERAFNHLWRVKPRPLLARLRLYAFAMAVWPFVLGAVAAAMSFAVSASLGLFDESVWLRRLLLKAVSLILLGLFFSFLYYSVPNAMVSRRAAVLGGIFAALAFSAMQKIFELYLVSSAMLKSIYGAFAAFPVFLIWLHLSWAIVLFGGLMVAKLSRQAAR, encoded by the coding sequence ATGCGAATGCACTCCCGACACCGCCGCAACGCCAGCAGAGACGTTCGAGAAGACGGTGTCTTCCGGCGTTTTCGCAGCGAGAACATGATGCAGACCAGTTCGGCGCTGGCGTTCACGACGCTGATGGCCCTCGTTCCGCTGGTCACGGTGGTGCTTTCGGTGGCCGATGCGGTGCCCTATCTGAATCTTCTGATCGTCCGTCTTGACCTGCTGGTCCGCGAGGCTCTCTTGCCGGCCGGGGCGGCCGGGGCGATCGCCGGGAGCATCGGGCGGTTTTCCCACAAGGCGCAGCAATTGACCTTGGCCGGGGTTGGTGTCCTGAGCGTGACGGCATTCCTGTTGATGAACACCATCGAGCGTGCCTTCAACCACCTGTGGCGGGTGAAACCGCGGCCGCTGCTGGCCCGTCTTCGTCTCTACGCTTTTGCCATGGCGGTGTGGCCTTTTGTTCTCGGGGCGGTGGCTGCCGCCATGTCGTTTGCCGTCAGTGCTTCGCTGGGCTTGTTTGACGAATCGGTCTGGCTTAGGCGCTTGTTGCTGAAAGCCGTCTCGCTGATTCTGTTAGGCCTGTTTTTTTCGTTTCTTTATTATTCCGTGCCGAATGCCATGGTGTCGCGCCGTGCGGCGGTACTCGGTGGTATTTTTGCAGCCCTGGCGTTTTCAGCCATGCAGAAAATATTCGAGCTTTATCTGGTCAGTTCGGCGATGCTCAAAAGCATCTATGGCGCGTTTGCCGCATTCCCGGTGTTTCTGATCTGGCTGCACCTGTCTTGGGCGATTGTCCTGTTTGGCGGGTTGATGGTTGCTAAGCTGAGTCGTCAGGCTGCACGCTGA
- a CDS encoding polyprenyl synthetase family protein, with protein sequence MPFADWMAATQARVETALAGHLPGAECIPARLHDAMRYAALGGGKRVRPLLAFAAGELTGAAPEKLDLVACAVELIHAYSLVHDDLPCMDDDVLRRGRPTCHIEYDEPTALLVGDSLQTLAFELLASQPIGEPAGQLEMIALLAHASGSRGMAGGQAIDLASVGTALDQPELELMHALKTGALIRAAVLLGALAGQPLSAAERLNLDRFAKRAGLLFQVVDDILDCTASTATLGKTAGKDEAAAKPTYVSLLGLENARAYADELRSDALAALSIFGERASRLTELADFICHRQF encoded by the coding sequence ATGCCATTCGCCGACTGGATGGCGGCCACGCAAGCCCGCGTTGAAACCGCTCTGGCCGGTCACCTGCCGGGCGCCGAGTGCATCCCCGCCCGCCTCCACGATGCGATGCGTTATGCCGCACTCGGTGGCGGCAAACGCGTCCGCCCGCTGCTTGCCTTCGCGGCAGGCGAACTGACCGGTGCCGCGCCGGAAAAACTTGATCTCGTCGCCTGTGCCGTCGAACTGATCCATGCCTATTCGCTGGTCCATGACGACCTGCCGTGCATGGACGATGACGTGTTGCGCCGCGGCCGGCCGACCTGCCATATTGAATACGACGAACCGACCGCCCTGCTGGTCGGTGACAGCCTGCAAACGCTGGCTTTCGAACTGCTCGCCAGCCAGCCGATTGGCGAACCGGCCGGCCAGCTCGAAATGATCGCCCTGCTCGCCCACGCCAGCGGCTCGCGCGGCATGGCCGGCGGCCAGGCCATCGACCTTGCCTCGGTCGGCACGGCGCTTGACCAGCCGGAACTCGAACTGATGCACGCGCTGAAAACCGGCGCCCTGATCCGTGCCGCCGTCCTGCTCGGCGCGCTCGCCGGCCAGCCGCTCTCGGCTGCGGAGCGGCTGAATCTCGACCGCTTCGCCAAACGGGCCGGCCTGCTCTTCCAGGTCGTCGACGACATTCTCGACTGCACGGCGAGTACCGCCACGCTCGGCAAGACGGCCGGCAAGGACGAAGCCGCCGCCAAGCCGACCTATGTCAGCCTGCTCGGCCTCGAAAATGCTCGCGCCTACGCCGACGAATTGCGCTCCGACGCACTCGCCGCCTTGTCGATTTTCGGCGAACGCGCCTCCCGCCTGACCGAACTGGCCGACTTCATCTGCCACCGGCAATTCTGA
- the trmD gene encoding tRNA (guanosine(37)-N1)-methyltransferase TrmD, whose translation MIRFDCITIFPEMFVAVTESGITRRALEEQRWVWQGWNPRDFAENAWRRVDDRPFGGGPGMLMQPGPLERAIAAAKAEQREVGLAKSRVIYLSPQGAPLTHQRVMQLATGEEGLILLCGRYEGIDERLIERCVDEEISIGDFVLSGGELPAMALIDAVVRQLPGVLGDAASAVEDSFVGGLLDCPHYTRPEIYEGVAVPAALMSGDHKRIRRWRLKQALARTRKRRPDLLAHRVLNAEETQLLTEIVGEEQCGE comes from the coding sequence GTGATCCGGTTTGACTGCATTACCATCTTCCCGGAGATGTTCGTTGCTGTAACAGAGAGCGGTATTACCCGCCGGGCGCTAGAAGAACAGCGCTGGGTCTGGCAAGGCTGGAATCCACGCGATTTCGCCGAGAATGCCTGGCGGCGGGTGGATGATCGTCCCTTTGGCGGCGGGCCGGGCATGCTGATGCAGCCAGGGCCGCTGGAGCGGGCGATAGCTGCAGCCAAGGCGGAGCAGCGCGAGGTAGGCTTGGCGAAGAGCCGGGTCATCTACCTTTCGCCGCAGGGCGCGCCGCTCACCCATCAGCGGGTGATGCAGTTGGCGACCGGCGAGGAGGGTTTGATTCTGCTTTGCGGTCGTTATGAAGGAATTGACGAGCGTTTGATCGAGCGCTGTGTCGATGAAGAGATATCGATCGGAGATTTTGTCCTGTCTGGCGGCGAGTTGCCGGCGATGGCCCTGATTGATGCCGTCGTCCGCCAGTTGCCGGGCGTATTGGGCGATGCCGCTTCGGCGGTGGAAGATTCGTTTGTCGGTGGTCTGCTGGATTGCCCGCACTATACGCGGCCCGAGATTTACGAGGGCGTGGCGGTGCCGGCGGCGTTGATGTCCGGCGACCACAAAAGAATTCGACGCTGGCGGCTGAAACAGGCGCTGGCTCGGACCCGGAAGCGCCGGCCGGATTTACTGGCGCACCGCGTGTTGAACGCGGAAGAAACGCAACTCCTCACGGAAATCGTCGGAGAGGAGCAATGCGGTGAGTAA
- the folE2 gene encoding GTP cyclohydrolase FolE2, which translates to MNSPTPIPDVQNSVDTRQLAINKVGIKAIRHPIKVQDKSTGVQHTIAVFNMYVGLPHNFKGTHMSRFVEILNSHEREISVENFPVMLRDMVLKLEAETGHIEMNFPYFINKTAPVSGVQSLMDYDVTFIGDICHGEIATSVKVVVPVTSLCPCSKKISEYGAHNQRSHVTVTARTNDFVWIEEIVQLVEQEASCELFGLLKRPDEKYVTERAYDNPKFVEDMVRDVAARLNAEGRIDAYVVESENFESIHNHSAYALIERDKKNPAAHP; encoded by the coding sequence ATGAACAGCCCTACTCCAATCCCCGACGTTCAAAACTCCGTCGATACACGCCAGCTGGCCATCAACAAGGTCGGCATCAAGGCGATTCGCCACCCGATCAAGGTTCAGGACAAATCGACCGGCGTGCAGCACACCATCGCCGTTTTCAACATGTATGTCGGCCTGCCGCACAACTTCAAGGGCACGCACATGTCGCGCTTCGTGGAAATACTGAACAGCCACGAGCGTGAGATTTCCGTCGAGAACTTCCCGGTCATGCTGCGCGACATGGTGCTCAAGCTCGAAGCGGAAACCGGTCACATCGAGATGAACTTCCCGTATTTCATCAACAAGACCGCCCCGGTCTCCGGCGTACAGAGCCTGATGGATTACGACGTGACCTTCATCGGCGACATCTGCCACGGCGAAATCGCCACCTCGGTCAAGGTCGTCGTACCGGTGACTAGCCTCTGCCCCTGCTCAAAGAAGATTTCCGAATACGGCGCCCACAACCAGCGCTCGCATGTCACCGTGACGGCACGGACCAATGATTTCGTCTGGATCGAGGAAATCGTCCAGCTGGTCGAACAGGAAGCCTCCTGCGAACTATTCGGTCTGCTCAAGCGCCCCGATGAGAAATACGTTACCGAGCGCGCCTACGACAACCCGAAATTCGTCGAAGACATGGTCCGCGACGTTGCCGCCCGCCTCAACGCCGAAGGCCGCATTGACGCATACGTTGTGGAGTCGGAGAACTTCGAGTCTATCCACAACCATTCGGCTTATGCCCTGATCGAGCGCGACAAGAAGAATCCCGCCGCACACCCGTAA
- the rimM gene encoding ribosome maturation factor RimM (Essential for efficient processing of 16S rRNA), whose product MASNDIVVLGRLLDPYGIQGWLRLQTFGDDPLAWAEMPVWWICREGEPWRECGLKALKAHSGGVVVLLDGVPDRTAAEAMKGILVGAPRNSLPSTKDDEYYWGDLIGLDVINTADERLGKVASLVETGANSVLRVVADDETERLLPFVSAVVLTVDKKAGLIRVEWGSDW is encoded by the coding sequence TTGGCCAGTAACGATATCGTTGTTCTGGGTCGACTGCTCGATCCTTACGGGATTCAGGGCTGGCTCAGGCTGCAAACCTTTGGCGACGATCCGCTGGCCTGGGCCGAGATGCCCGTCTGGTGGATTTGCAGGGAAGGCGAGCCGTGGCGCGAGTGCGGGCTGAAAGCCTTGAAAGCGCATAGCGGTGGCGTGGTTGTATTGCTGGACGGGGTGCCCGATCGGACGGCTGCGGAAGCCATGAAAGGGATACTCGTTGGTGCGCCGCGCAATTCGTTGCCGTCCACAAAGGACGATGAGTATTACTGGGGCGATCTGATCGGCCTGGATGTCATCAACACCGCCGACGAGCGACTGGGCAAGGTGGCCAGCCTGGTCGAAACCGGTGCGAACTCCGTTTTGCGCGTTGTGGCGGATGATGAAACCGAACGCCTGTTGCCTTTTGTTTCGGCGGTGGTGCTGACGGTAGACAAGAAGGCAGGGCTTATTCGGGTGGAGTGGGGCAGCGACTGGTGA
- the rplS gene encoding 50S ribosomal protein L19, which produces MNLIEQLEQEEIARLGKTLPDFAPGDTIVVQVKVKEGNRERLQAYEGVVIAKRNRGLNSAFTVRKISSGEGVERTFQTYSPLVASVEVKRRGDVRRAKLYYLRERSGKSARIKEKLVRKTVAAV; this is translated from the coding sequence ATGAATCTGATTGAACAACTGGAACAAGAAGAAATTGCCCGTCTGGGCAAGACCCTTCCCGACTTCGCACCGGGCGACACCATCGTCGTTCAGGTCAAGGTCAAGGAAGGCAATCGCGAGCGTCTGCAGGCTTACGAAGGCGTCGTCATCGCCAAGCGTAACCGCGGTCTGAACTCTGCTTTCACCGTCCGCAAGATTTCTTCCGGCGAAGGTGTCGAGCGTACTTTCCAGACCTATTCCCCGCTGGTTGCTTCCGTCGAAGTGAAGCGTCGTGGCGATGTTCGTCGCGCCAAGCTGTACTACCTGCGCGAACGTTCGGGCAAGTCCGCACGGATCAAGGAAAAGCTGGTTCGCAAGACGGTCGCTGCTGTTTAA
- the rpsP gene encoding 30S ribosomal protein S16, which translates to MVVIRLARGGAKKRPFYNMVVADSRNRRDGRFVERIGFYNPVASGNAESLRISVDRLTYWQQNGAQLSPTVARLVKQHAAQQVA; encoded by the coding sequence ATGGTTGTTATCCGTCTTGCCCGTGGCGGCGCCAAGAAGCGCCCTTTCTACAACATGGTTGTTGCCGATTCCCGTAATCGTCGTGATGGTCGTTTCGTTGAGCGTATCGGCTTCTACAATCCGGTTGCTTCCGGTAACGCTGAAAGCCTGCGTATTTCCGTGGATCGTCTGACCTACTGGCAGCAGAATGGCGCCCAGCTGTCCCCGACCGTCGCTCGCCTGGTCAAGCAACACGCTGCCCAGCAGGTCGCTTAA
- a CDS encoding DMT family transporter encodes MQSLWMIAASFLFACMGVCVKYAAATHSAVEITFYRSFISLILMFGLVRWHGVSLKTAHWRWQISRGAVGFVALVTYFYAITLLPLATAVTLNYTSAIFLAIYLALAGTRLRFSMFGALLVGLLGVALLLKPSLHVEQLLGGLIGLGSGVMAGMAYFSVRELGARGESEMRTVFYFSLVSSVCAGVWLLFTELHAIDLRSGLLLLGVAGFATVAQLAMTRAYTRGKTLMSAALAYSTVIFSSLFGALFWGEVLDASAWLAIGLIILSGIAATHFSRGSPVEQD; translated from the coding sequence ATGCAATCCTTGTGGATGATCGCCGCCAGTTTCCTGTTCGCCTGCATGGGCGTCTGCGTCAAATATGCAGCGGCGACGCATTCGGCAGTTGAAATCACCTTCTATCGCAGTTTCATCTCGCTGATCCTGATGTTCGGTCTGGTGCGTTGGCATGGCGTGTCGCTGAAGACGGCGCACTGGCGCTGGCAGATCAGCCGCGGCGCGGTCGGCTTCGTGGCGCTCGTCACCTACTTCTACGCCATCACCTTGTTGCCGCTGGCGACGGCGGTGACCCTCAATTACACGTCGGCAATTTTTCTCGCCATTTACCTGGCACTGGCTGGGACCCGGCTGCGCTTTAGCATGTTCGGCGCCTTGCTCGTCGGTCTGCTGGGCGTTGCCCTGCTGCTCAAGCCCAGCCTGCATGTCGAGCAACTGCTCGGCGGGCTGATCGGTCTCGGCTCCGGCGTGATGGCCGGAATGGCCTATTTCAGCGTGCGTGAGCTCGGGGCGCGGGGCGAATCGGAAATGCGCACGGTGTTTTATTTTTCACTGGTTTCTTCCGTTTGCGCCGGCGTCTGGCTACTGTTCACCGAACTGCATGCCATCGACCTGCGCAGCGGGTTGTTATTGCTCGGCGTCGCGGGTTTTGCCACGGTTGCCCAACTGGCCATGACCCGCGCCTATACGCGTGGTAAAACCCTGATGTCGGCAGCGTTGGCCTACAGTACGGTAATTTTTTCCAGCCTGTTCGGTGCGTTATTCTGGGGCGAAGTGCTCGATGCGTCGGCCTGGCTGGCAATTGGGCTGATCATCCTGTCCGGAATCGCGGCAACGCATTTTTCGCGCGGTAGCCCGGTCGAGCAGGATTGA
- a CDS encoding aromatic ring-hydroxylating oxygenase subunit alpha, which produces MSDVATLSRLAPAVSQLPVDWYFDEKIFELEKKLIFDAGPGYVGHQLMVPEAGDYRSLEWKDHGQMLLNGGSAGEHAGVWQMSNVCRHRQAIMLQGSGKVAGNIVCPIHRWTYDTGGQLIGAPHFPQNPCLNLNKAKLENWNGLLFKGPRSANADLAGMTVGSQLDFTGYKLDHVEMHECNYNWKTFIEVYLEDYHVAPYHPGLGNFVTCDDLTWQFGDWYSVQRVGITSLQKSGSKVYERWQKAVRDIYGAEGKMPEHGAIWLTYFPNIMVEWYPHVLVVSTVIPQGVNKTLNVVEFYYPEEIVDFERDFIEAERAAYMETAIEDDDIGERMDRGRYALMKEGRNEVGPYQSPMEDGMQHFHEFYRRIMQQHIEVR; this is translated from the coding sequence ATGTCCGACGTGGCGACCTTGTCCCGTTTGGCCCCGGCAGTTTCCCAACTGCCGGTGGACTGGTATTTCGACGAAAAGATTTTTGAGCTGGAGAAAAAGCTCATCTTCGATGCCGGTCCGGGTTATGTCGGTCATCAGTTGATGGTGCCAGAAGCGGGCGATTACCGTTCGCTGGAGTGGAAGGATCATGGCCAGATGCTGCTCAATGGCGGCAGTGCAGGCGAGCACGCCGGTGTCTGGCAGATGTCCAATGTCTGTCGGCATCGCCAGGCGATCATGTTGCAGGGATCGGGCAAGGTGGCCGGCAATATCGTCTGTCCGATTCACCGGTGGACTTACGATACCGGTGGCCAACTGATCGGTGCGCCGCACTTTCCGCAGAACCCCTGTCTGAATCTCAACAAGGCGAAGCTGGAAAACTGGAACGGCCTGCTCTTCAAGGGACCGCGTTCGGCCAATGCCGACCTGGCCGGCATGACTGTCGGCAGCCAGCTCGATTTCACCGGCTACAAGCTCGACCACGTCGAGATGCACGAGTGCAACTACAACTGGAAGACTTTCATCGAGGTCTATCTGGAGGACTACCACGTCGCGCCTTACCATCCCGGTCTTGGCAATTTCGTCACCTGTGACGATCTGACCTGGCAATTCGGCGACTGGTATTCGGTACAGCGGGTCGGCATCACTTCGTTGCAAAAATCCGGCTCCAAGGTCTATGAGCGCTGGCAGAAAGCGGTTCGCGACATCTATGGGGCCGAAGGCAAGATGCCCGAGCATGGCGCCATCTGGCTGACCTACTTCCCGAACATCATGGTCGAGTGGTACCCGCACGTGCTGGTCGTGTCGACGGTGATTCCGCAGGGGGTGAACAAGACGCTGAATGTCGTCGAGTTCTACTACCCGGAAGAAATCGTCGATTTCGAGCGCGACTTCATTGAAGCCGAGCGCGCCGCTTACATGGAAACCGCCATCGAGGACGACGACATCGGCGAACGCATGGATCGCGGTCGTTATGCGCTGATGAAGGAAGGGCGCAACGAGGTCGGGCCGTACCAGAGTCCGATGGAAGACGGCATGCAGCACTTCCACGAGTTCTATCGTCGGATCATGCAACAGCACATCGAGGTACGCTAA